The following proteins are encoded in a genomic region of Bernardetia sp. MNP-M8:
- a CDS encoding imelysin family protein, whose amino-acid sequence MKNIFFKYYFIFFTILSSFWLSSCGSDSETKKTEFDRKELLENIATNLIVPSYQNLESNTNLLVEATQSFTQNPSVSTLEAAQTAWKSAYLSFQDANVYNFGAAQGTLGSLLENVGTFPVSETKIENYIAAGNSSLNNFDRDSRGFLGVEYLLFDKENKTSVVEKYTDPNRREYLLAVVQNIQTEVKKVSDSWTNGYKETFTNNTGTDAGSGVSILFNEWNKSFESIKNFKLGLPLGRRAGQTQADPKLVEAYYSKESILFLKAHFENIERVWYGKSLTVNGQEGQDGVGFEEYLMSVEGGEAVVLETKTQLQEVKKAINLLPNEDLQTQISSNPTAINNLLTEMQKLTRFFKSEMISLLGITITYDSGDGD is encoded by the coding sequence ATGAAAAATATTTTTTTTAAATACTATTTTATTTTCTTTACAATTCTATCTTCTTTTTGGCTTTCGTCGTGTGGAAGTGATTCGGAAACTAAAAAAACGGAATTTGACCGAAAAGAATTATTAGAAAATATAGCTACTAATTTGATTGTTCCTTCCTATCAAAACTTAGAAAGTAATACTAATTTACTTGTAGAGGCTACTCAAAGTTTTACACAAAATCCGTCAGTTTCTACATTGGAAGCTGCTCAAACTGCTTGGAAGTCAGCTTATTTGTCTTTTCAAGATGCTAATGTTTATAATTTTGGTGCAGCACAAGGAACACTTGGTTCTCTTTTGGAAAATGTAGGCACTTTTCCTGTAAGTGAAACCAAAATTGAAAATTATATTGCTGCTGGAAACTCATCTTTGAATAATTTTGATAGAGATTCAAGAGGATTTTTGGGAGTAGAATATTTGCTTTTTGATAAAGAAAATAAAACAAGTGTAGTAGAAAAATATACAGACCCAAATAGAAGAGAATATTTGTTGGCAGTAGTTCAAAACATTCAAACTGAAGTAAAAAAAGTAAGTGATTCTTGGACAAACGGCTATAAAGAAACTTTTACAAACAACACAGGAACAGACGCAGGAAGTGGCGTTTCTATTTTATTTAATGAATGGAATAAAAGTTTTGAGAGTATCAAAAATTTCAAATTAGGTTTGCCATTAGGAAGACGAGCAGGACAAACACAAGCTGACCCAAAGCTAGTAGAAGCCTATTATAGCAAAGAATCAATTCTGTTTTTGAAAGCTCATTTTGAGAATATCGAAAGAGTATGGTATGGAAAATCACTTACTGTTAATGGACAAGAGGGACAAGATGGTGTTGGTTTTGAAGAATATTTGATGAGTGTAGAAGGAGGAGAAGCTGTAGTTTTGGAAACCAAAACACAATTACAAGAAGTGAAAAAAGCAATTAATCTTTTGCCAAATGAAGATTTACAAACTCAAATTAGCTCAAATCCAACAGCTATAAATAATCTTTTGACAGAAATGCAAAAACTAACTCGTTTCTTCAAAAGTGAAATGATTTCTCTTTTAGGAATCACGATTACCTATGATAGTGGTGATGGTGATTAA
- a CDS encoding 6-carboxytetrahydropterin synthase, whose translation MVYLCRKEHFCASHRLFNPAWSDERNEEEFGICSNQYFHGHNFELIVKVKGKINPDTGCVLDLKKLGKLIRTEIIDKVDHKNLNIEVEFLKGKIPSCEIVIMEFWKILAPKISALSDKNAVLHSLTLFETEKNYVEYFGEE comes from the coding sequence ATGGTTTACTTGTGCCGAAAAGAACATTTTTGTGCTTCACACCGATTATTTAATCCTGCTTGGAGCGATGAGAGAAACGAAGAAGAGTTTGGAATTTGTTCGAATCAATATTTTCACGGACATAATTTTGAGTTGATTGTAAAAGTAAAAGGAAAAATTAATCCAGATACAGGCTGTGTATTGGACTTGAAAAAGTTAGGAAAACTTATCCGAACTGAAATTATAGACAAAGTCGATCACAAAAACCTAAATATTGAAGTAGAGTTTTTGAAAGGTAAAATTCCGTCTTGTGAAATAGTAATTATGGAATTTTGGAAAATTCTTGCGCCAAAAATTTCAGCTTTATCAGATAAAAATGCTGTCTTGCATTCGCTTACCTTATTTGAGACAGAAAAAAATTATGTAGAGTATTTTGGAGAGGAATAA
- a CDS encoding SpoIIE family protein phosphatase — MMKRYSIFKENSFLSCFFIFVLIQFFIVEKHAVAQSTQNQIFSTLVPEIGFPLVHNFSPEEYNGSSQNWAIAQSPNGLIYVGNNEGVLEFDGKNWRKYRVTNNSTIKSLAITAKGEIFVGAKGELGMLKPDSTNTLHYVSLMNKIPEDKRNFNDVWQIFIKEDKQEVYFRTTEQVLVYKDGTFIKIIEPQNTFGTAFFANNDFYVKESEKGVLKLNENYQLETFTEQIIGVNNVYGVVSKNNDNSVIVLTRPEGIFQVKNQSSKQIEFASLSTLNEARGYVSIMLPSQEIAIGTLRNGLFITDLEGSIKLHLNKQNILKSNTIYDVFLDNKKNLWLATDNGISCVYLGVPYSTIGEKQGAAGKGLTVEYSEIHNKLYLGTTLGIYQNNYPIITNPIDGKQKDFSLLEGTEGYALTSTSYNDKIYQGHSLGIFEIVDTIANKFAIVRKAIWSIKPLSTETTTRFLTIPSKGISLVTKVSDIKGQEWQEKMYSNFDESVRSLNQYKGYWWTQSNNKGVYRLTFSDNYDSLLEAKLYTADEGLFSEKGNSIHRIQDRLVVVNENTVLKYDEKQDKFVKDKFFDAYFKQKSISRLYEDKEGNIWYEISGERGVLWKEQGNNYRQQTDFTALQSIYSEINLNKTLPDGKLVLGVGDGFVFIDSKRNFEINQKPTVQVRKIEFLGETDSLLFGGSFLGEDSLVTYLQPKNQQLKLDYRFNALRFSFACPEMSFPEQTEYRYKLEGLDEKWSSWSSKAQKEYTNLSDKKYKFRVQARTIWGVESEETLYEFEIRSPFYKTPIAYSIYVILVFLLVWVIVKLNTKRLERDKKKLEKVITERTAEVVQQKEELQMQADNLSQANAAINNQKEELELQAENLSLANTAISEQKQEIEKSYQNVRVLSEIGQKITNILDVKTLIQTVYESVNTLMPADGFGIGILNEATRKIEFEGFVENNETLPAHSDHLEDTTKLSVRSLINNERLVITDAQSQYKEYFNIDLEEVEIGKLPYSLVYLPLNSEGETIGVLTVQSMTEHKYSSIELDMLDTLGAYTAIALDNIKAYQIISDKNTNITDSIRYAQTIQQAVLPIEQELEEYFEEHFVIFRPKDIVSGDFYWATELKTETEHKIFVAVVDCTGHGVPGAFMSMLGHAFLNEAVSQQHLTNPAAILEWLNEEIKSSLRQEQKVNADGMDISLCVIDKNQLENNAEENIKITYCGAKRPLFYVLPSNNLKLVKGNRRSIGGYVRKKKYNDFENEEIVLPKGTMLYLFSDGFTDQSNPEGIKLGTPQLTEQLSSLASLSTQKQQQKLTDLLDNHQLDTPQRDDITFMGIRI; from the coding sequence ATGATGAAACGTTACTCTATTTTCAAAGAAAATAGTTTTTTATCTTGTTTTTTTATTTTTGTATTAATTCAATTTTTTATAGTAGAAAAACATGCAGTAGCTCAATCTACTCAAAATCAAATATTTTCTACTCTTGTTCCTGAAATAGGTTTTCCTTTAGTGCATAATTTCTCACCAGAAGAATATAATGGTTCTTCTCAAAACTGGGCAATTGCTCAAAGCCCAAACGGACTTATTTATGTTGGAAATAATGAAGGTGTTCTAGAATTTGATGGCAAAAATTGGCGTAAATACAGAGTAACTAATAATTCAACGATAAAGTCATTAGCCATAACAGCAAAAGGAGAAATATTTGTTGGAGCAAAAGGCGAACTTGGAATGCTTAAGCCTGATTCGACAAATACGTTACATTATGTTTCCTTAATGAATAAAATTCCTGAAGACAAAAGAAATTTTAATGATGTCTGGCAGATTTTTATCAAAGAAGATAAGCAAGAAGTCTATTTTCGAACAACTGAACAAGTCTTAGTTTATAAGGATGGGACTTTTATAAAAATTATTGAACCCCAAAATACATTTGGAACAGCATTTTTTGCAAATAATGATTTCTATGTCAAGGAGAGTGAAAAAGGAGTATTGAAATTGAATGAAAACTATCAATTAGAAACATTTACAGAACAAATTATAGGAGTAAATAATGTCTATGGAGTTGTATCAAAAAACAATGATAATAGTGTAATTGTGCTTACTCGCCCAGAGGGCATTTTTCAAGTAAAAAATCAAAGTAGTAAACAAATTGAATTTGCTTCTTTATCTACTCTCAATGAAGCTAGGGGGTATGTTTCCATTATGCTTCCTTCTCAAGAAATTGCTATTGGCACACTAAGAAATGGTCTTTTTATTACAGACTTGGAGGGGAGTATAAAACTACACTTGAATAAACAAAATATCTTAAAAAGTAATACTATTTATGATGTGTTTTTAGATAACAAAAAGAATTTATGGCTTGCTACAGATAATGGAATCTCCTGTGTTTATCTAGGTGTTCCCTATTCTACTATTGGAGAAAAACAGGGAGCAGCAGGAAAAGGACTAACAGTTGAGTATTCAGAAATCCACAATAAATTATATCTAGGAACTACTTTAGGAATTTATCAGAACAATTATCCAATCATAACAAACCCTATAGATGGAAAACAAAAAGATTTTTCTTTACTTGAGGGAACAGAAGGATATGCTCTAACTTCAACTTCTTATAATGACAAAATTTATCAAGGACATAGTTTAGGAATATTTGAAATTGTTGATACAATAGCAAATAAATTTGCTATTGTACGAAAAGCTATTTGGTCTATAAAACCTCTTTCTACTGAAACAACAACTCGTTTTTTGACAATCCCTTCGAAAGGAATTAGTCTTGTTACTAAGGTTAGTGATATAAAAGGTCAAGAGTGGCAAGAGAAAATGTACTCAAATTTTGATGAAAGTGTGCGTTCTTTGAATCAATATAAAGGATATTGGTGGACTCAAAGTAATAATAAAGGAGTTTATCGTTTGACGTTTTCTGATAACTATGATAGTTTATTAGAGGCAAAGTTATATACTGCTGATGAAGGTTTATTTTCTGAAAAGGGCAATAGCATCCATCGAATACAAGATAGATTGGTGGTAGTAAATGAAAATACAGTATTAAAATATGATGAGAAACAAGACAAATTTGTCAAAGATAAATTTTTTGATGCTTATTTTAAGCAGAAAAGTATATCTCGTCTCTATGAAGATAAAGAGGGTAATATTTGGTATGAAATCAGTGGAGAAAGAGGAGTTTTGTGGAAAGAACAAGGAAATAACTATAGGCAACAAACTGATTTTACAGCCTTACAATCTATTTATAGTGAAATCAATCTAAACAAAACACTTCCTGATGGGAAATTAGTTTTAGGTGTAGGAGATGGATTTGTTTTTATAGATTCAAAACGAAATTTTGAGATTAATCAGAAGCCAACTGTACAGGTTCGTAAAATAGAATTTTTAGGAGAAACAGATTCACTGCTTTTTGGTGGTTCATTTTTGGGAGAAGATAGCTTAGTTACTTATTTACAACCTAAGAATCAACAACTAAAATTAGACTATCGTTTTAATGCACTGCGTTTTTCTTTTGCCTGTCCAGAGATGAGTTTTCCAGAGCAAACAGAATATCGATATAAACTAGAAGGATTAGATGAAAAATGGTCATCTTGGTCATCTAAAGCTCAAAAAGAATATACTAACCTTTCTGATAAAAAATATAAATTTAGAGTACAAGCTCGTACAATTTGGGGAGTAGAAAGTGAAGAAACACTTTACGAGTTTGAAATTCGTTCGCCTTTTTATAAAACACCAATAGCCTATAGTATTTATGTTATTTTGGTATTTTTACTAGTTTGGGTAATCGTAAAACTCAATACAAAAAGGTTAGAAAGAGATAAGAAAAAGTTAGAAAAAGTAATTACTGAACGCACAGCCGAGGTTGTTCAACAAAAAGAAGAGCTACAAATGCAAGCTGATAATCTTTCACAAGCAAACGCAGCTATCAATAATCAAAAAGAAGAGTTAGAATTACAGGCCGAAAATTTATCTCTTGCTAATACTGCCATTAGTGAGCAAAAACAAGAAATTGAAAAATCGTATCAAAATGTACGTGTTCTTAGTGAAATTGGACAGAAAATAACAAATATTCTTGATGTAAAAACTCTTATTCAAACTGTTTATGAGAGTGTAAATACACTTATGCCTGCTGATGGTTTTGGTATTGGAATTTTAAATGAGGCAACTAGAAAAATTGAGTTTGAAGGTTTTGTAGAAAATAATGAAACTCTACCTGCTCATTCAGACCATTTAGAAGATACAACTAAACTATCTGTGAGGAGTTTAATAAATAATGAGAGGTTAGTAATTACAGATGCACAATCACAATACAAAGAATACTTTAATATAGATTTAGAAGAGGTAGAAATTGGTAAACTACCTTATTCTTTGGTATATCTACCTTTAAACTCAGAAGGAGAAACAATTGGAGTATTGACAGTTCAGAGTATGACAGAACATAAATATTCTTCTATAGAGTTAGATATGTTAGATACTTTGGGAGCTTACACAGCTATTGCCTTAGATAATATAAAGGCATATCAAATTATTTCTGATAAAAATACAAATATTACTGATTCAATTCGTTATGCTCAAACCATTCAGCAAGCTGTTTTGCCAATTGAACAAGAACTAGAAGAGTATTTTGAAGAACATTTTGTTATTTTTCGTCCTAAAGATATTGTCAGTGGAGATTTTTATTGGGCAACAGAACTAAAAACAGAAACAGAACATAAAATCTTTGTTGCTGTGGTAGATTGTACAGGACATGGAGTTCCAGGGGCATTTATGTCTATGCTTGGACATGCTTTTCTCAATGAAGCTGTTTCTCAACAACATTTAACTAACCCTGCTGCAATTTTAGAGTGGCTCAATGAAGAAATAAAGAGTTCTTTAAGACAAGAACAAAAAGTAAATGCTGATGGAATGGATATTTCACTTTGTGTCATTGATAAAAACCAGTTAGAAAATAATGCAGAAGAAAATATCAAAATAACTTATTGTGGAGCAAAACGTCCCCTTTTTTATGTATTGCCTTCCAATAATTTAAAACTAGTAAAAGGAAATAGACGTTCTATTGGTGGTTATGTAAGAAAGAAAAAATACAATGACTTTGAAAATGAAGAAATAGTTTTACCAAAAGGAACAATGCTTTATCTTTTTTCTGATGGATTTACAGACCAATCTAACCCAGAGGGAATAAAACTAGGTACACCACAACTTACAGAACAGCTTTCTTCTTTGGCTTCTCTTTCTACACAAAAACAGCAACAAAAACTAACAGATTTATTAGACAATCATCAATTAGATACACCACAACGGGATGACATCACTTTTATGGGAATACGTATCTAG
- a CDS encoding lysophospholipid acyltransferase family protein, with protein MNIFHKLISWITTPIFIVVFYLTLCVFHVLQVISLNLWGYKGHKKSVDYMVFWLMQGLRTVGARLPNMKQPSLPTDRPIIIVSNHQSIYDVPAILWTFRKYHPKFVSKKELEYGTPAISYNLRHGGSVLIDRKDRKQALTAMTQFSKYIEENNYAGCIFPEGTRSRDGNILDFKPAGMLMMFKSMAKNPPIVVPVVIDNFWKMQRYSFKPIPFGINFFLKVLEPIDMKVWLEEGNSSTSLIAETEKRIKEALEESRNQKN; from the coding sequence ATGAATATCTTTCACAAACTTATTTCTTGGATTACAACACCTATTTTTATAGTTGTTTTTTACCTTACACTTTGTGTTTTTCATGTTTTACAAGTGATTTCTCTTAATCTTTGGGGATATAAAGGACACAAAAAAAGTGTAGATTATATGGTTTTTTGGCTTATGCAAGGCTTAAGAACAGTAGGGGCAAGGCTTCCAAATATGAAACAGCCAAGCCTTCCAACTGATAGACCTATTATTATTGTTTCAAATCATCAGAGTATTTATGATGTTCCTGCCATCTTGTGGACATTCAGAAAATACCATCCAAAATTTGTGAGTAAAAAAGAATTAGAATACGGAACGCCTGCAATTTCTTATAATCTTCGTCATGGAGGTTCTGTTTTGATTGATAGAAAAGATAGAAAACAGGCTCTGACAGCCATGACTCAATTTTCAAAGTACATAGAGGAAAATAATTATGCAGGTTGTATTTTTCCAGAAGGAACACGCTCTAGAGATGGAAATATATTGGATTTCAAACCAGCAGGAATGCTAATGATGTTTAAAAGTATGGCAAAAAATCCTCCTATTGTTGTGCCTGTGGTGATAGATAATTTTTGGAAAATGCAACGCTATAGCTTCAAACCAATTCCTTTTGGAATTAATTTTTTCTTGAAAGTATTAGAACCAATTGATATGAAAGTATGGCTAGAAGAAGGAAATAGCTCTACTTCGCTTATTGCTGAGACTGAAAAAAGAATTAAAGAGGCTTTGGAAGAAAGTAGAAATCAAAAAAATTAA